The following nucleotide sequence is from Chloroflexota bacterium.
AGCTTGTGCGCGAGCGGGACCGGGCGGGGCTGGACGGCTGGCTCGCGGCCGTCCAGGAGAGCGGATTGGCGCCATTCCAGTCCTTTGCGAACGGGCTGCAGCGAGACCGGGCGGCGGTGGACGCAGCCCTCACCCTGGAGTGGTCCAACGGTCTGGTGGAGGGCCATGTGCACCGGCTGAAGCTGATCAAGCGGCAGGGCTACGGCCGGGCCAAGATCGACCTGCTCCGCCGCCGCGTGGTCGCTGCCTAACCGATCGACGGGCCGAG
It contains:
- a CDS encoding transposase, translated to MSCRSACLSSVNEDRVLAEDAELAQGCELLERFQQLVRERDRAGLDGWLAAVQESGLAPFQSFANGLQRDRAAVDAALTLEWSNGLVEGHVHRLKLIKRQGYGRAKIDLLRRRVVAA